One region of Bacterioplanoides sp. SCSIO 12839 genomic DNA includes:
- the folE gene encoding GTP cyclohydrolase I FolE, producing MSNLDQHYKQILAELGEDVDREGLLDTPKRAAKAMQFLTSGYTTSIDEVVNGAVFSSDNDEMVVVEGIEFYSMCEHHMLPFLGKCHIGYLPNGKVLGLSKFARIVDVFGRRFQIQENMTKQIADAVTEVTGCRGVGVIIEAKHMCMMMRGVQKQNSMMRTSVMQGAFRDNQATRNEFMRLVGL from the coding sequence ATGTCAAACCTTGACCAACACTACAAGCAAATCCTGGCCGAGCTGGGTGAAGATGTCGACCGTGAAGGTCTGCTCGACACCCCGAAACGTGCAGCCAAAGCCATGCAATTTCTGACCAGTGGCTACACCACCAGTATCGATGAAGTGGTGAATGGTGCCGTATTCAGTAGTGACAATGACGAAATGGTGGTTGTGGAAGGCATCGAGTTCTATTCCATGTGTGAGCACCACATGCTGCCATTTCTGGGTAAATGCCACATTGGCTATCTGCCCAACGGCAAGGTGTTAGGCCTGTCGAAATTTGCCCGTATTGTTGATGTATTTGGTCGTCGCTTCCAGATTCAGGAAAACATGACCAAACAGATTGCTGATGCCGTGACCGAAGTCACCGGGTGCCGTGGTGTGGGAGTAATCATTGAAGCCAAACACATGTGTATGATGATGCGTGGCGTGCAGAAGCAGAATTCCATGATGCGTACATCGGTCATGCAAGGTGCATTTCGTGATAATCAGGCAACCCGCAACGAGTTTATGCGCCTGGTTGGTCTGTAA